Proteins encoded by one window of Massilia sp. NR 4-1:
- a CDS encoding LuxR C-terminal-related transcriptional regulator gives MQPIVILNPQQQQHLLHAFETALAIGERSQFFLWTQGQLQALLPHRLLVCLQLGPNGEVLHSECFHSGVLDEGVRRSLCDPASGLAVRLQRRYREGAAVPLALCAAAPEGRLHGVPGNLPAELHALGLDNVLVHGSDSLPGGATFFCLFGVAPAPDARHAHCLRLLLPYLHMGLQSLGTPAASAEGAGTARISARQAQIMRWLREGKGNEEIGQLLGISGLTVKNHLQRLYRQLGVSNRAHAVARCASLRLPDAGPYTEARL, from the coding sequence GTGCAACCCATCGTAATTCTGAATCCGCAGCAGCAGCAGCACCTGCTGCATGCTTTCGAAACCGCGCTGGCCATCGGCGAACGCAGCCAGTTCTTCCTGTGGACCCAGGGCCAGTTGCAGGCGCTCTTGCCGCACCGCTTGCTGGTCTGCCTGCAACTGGGGCCGAATGGCGAGGTGCTGCACAGCGAATGCTTCCATAGCGGCGTGCTGGACGAAGGCGTGCGGCGCAGCCTGTGCGATCCGGCCAGCGGCCTGGCCGTGCGCCTGCAGCGCCGCTACCGCGAAGGCGCGGCCGTGCCGCTGGCCCTGTGCGCCGCCGCGCCGGAAGGCCGCCTGCACGGCGTGCCGGGCAATCTGCCGGCCGAACTGCACGCGCTCGGCCTTGACAATGTGCTGGTCCACGGCAGCGACAGCCTGCCGGGCGGCGCCACCTTCTTCTGCCTGTTCGGCGTGGCGCCGGCTCCCGACGCCCGCCATGCCCATTGCCTGCGCCTGCTGCTGCCGTATCTGCACATGGGTTTGCAAAGCCTGGGGACGCCGGCGGCGAGCGCCGAGGGCGCGGGCACGGCCCGCATCAGCGCGCGCCAGGCGCAGATCATGCGCTGGCTGCGCGAAGGCAAGGGCAACGAGGAAATCGGCCAACTGCTCGGCATCAGCGGCCTGACCGTCAAGAACCATCTGCAGCGCCTGTACCGCCAGCTGGGCGTGAGCAACCGCGCCCACGCCGTGGCGCGCTGCGCCAGCCTGCGCCTGCCGGATGCCGGGCCCTATACCGAAGCGCGCCTGTAA
- a CDS encoding NF038129 family PEP-CTERM protein, whose translation MFKTSTFSLRQLARQAVAAATLALLSGLAAAGTLSVSIDTRGFGSNGWLDFQFNPAGTGLSPAATARLSNFRGFDAGAATEVFGDVSGSLASGYVLRNSGSWNDLFHAVNFGGLLRFDLSIGGDVDLSGSINQSAFAVSAYAADKVTLLGKPSGIDGSLVSFAWTPGSAVGAAGRLDTTISSAAASVSQVPEPSMLVLTATGLLLITGMLRRRKPWDGDKL comes from the coding sequence ATGTTCAAGACTTCCACCTTCTCCCTGCGCCAGCTGGCGCGCCAGGCCGTGGCCGCCGCCACCCTGGCCCTGCTCAGCGGCCTGGCGGCCGCCGGCACGCTGAGCGTGTCGATCGATACGCGCGGCTTCGGCAGCAATGGCTGGCTGGACTTCCAGTTCAATCCGGCCGGCACCGGCCTGAGCCCGGCCGCCACGGCGCGCCTGAGCAACTTCCGCGGCTTCGACGCCGGCGCCGCCACCGAAGTCTTCGGCGACGTCAGCGGCTCGCTGGCCAGCGGCTATGTGCTGCGCAATAGCGGCAGCTGGAACGATCTGTTCCACGCCGTGAACTTCGGCGGCCTGCTGCGCTTTGACCTCAGCATCGGCGGCGACGTCGACCTGTCGGGCAGCATCAACCAGTCCGCGTTTGCCGTGTCCGCCTATGCGGCCGACAAGGTCACGCTGCTGGGCAAGCCGTCCGGCATCGACGGCAGCCTGGTCAGCTTCGCCTGGACCCCCGGCAGCGCTGTCGGCGCCGCCGGCCGCCTCGACACCACGATTTCCTCGGCGGCCGCCAGCGTCAGCCAGGTGCCGGAACCGTCGATGCTGGTGCTGACCGCCACCGGCCTGCTGCTGATCACCGGCATGCTGCGCCGCCGCAAGCCTTGGGATGGCGATAAGCTCTAA
- a CDS encoding ExeM/NucH family extracellular endonuclease, giving the protein MNRYASARFGAPTARLTVLASLLAGLSAPALAASDIVISQVYGGGGNSGATYRADFIELFNRGAKPIALNGWSVQYASAAGTSWQKTALPDVTLQPGQYYLVREALGAGGSVDVPADLVGSIPMSGTAGKVALSNANVALSGANPGGASVIDFLGWGAANGYEGGAAAGGTGNATAVLRKDEGCADSDNNGADFAVLAPLPRNTGTARHVCGGAVVKPVVVSCPAALPVALGSAGSAALTAKDEDGIVSSASLSGGVAGISLEHFTPAGAAGASASAQLTVAAGLAAGSYPVSVRFANTEGDASSCDITVTVAATGGVTRRIPQIQGSGATSPDNGTVQTTEGVLTLKVGGGFFLQDAAGDGDPTTSDGLFVYTGATASNAQPGDLVRVTGTVFEYTPSGAKRSYTELKDVTAIAVRSSGHSITPTNIELPNTQLDRVEGMLVRFVRPLTVSQAEYLGQRGELSLSSGRLELPTNRYAPRSAEALALASANAANLIVLDDGIFTTPSTIPYIGQDNTVRAGDTVSDLTGVIDFGAIGGGGAAFKLQPLGAPRFSRDNPRSGAPLLAAGNVKVASANVLNFFTTFTNGMNAAGQSNQGCSLGGSVSRNNCRGADNLNEFIRQRDKIVAELKGIDADVVGLMEIQNNGDTAVNYLVDSLNASYGATVYAAVPKPAATGTDAIRVAMIYKPGRLSLAGPALADDHSINNRPPMAQTFRAANGEKFSLIVNHLKSKGSCPGGNGADADRGDGQSCWNATRVQQAQRLAQVFVPQVAAAAGDPDVLLIGDMNSYGMEDPIAAITARGFVNQLERFVRPQGLPYSYVFGHQAGYLDHALASATLSPQVAGAAEWHVNADEPTVIDYNTDGKPQDLYDALPYRASDHDPVVVSLNLQPAVSDITASVQVQSSALVFNRATQKFSGTITVRNSGSEALSGPFQLVLENLTAGVSLSNASGSHGGAPYISLNASELAPGAALTVAVSFSNPSKVNTSYSTKLYRGNF; this is encoded by the coding sequence ATGAACCGATACGCATCTGCCCGCTTCGGCGCGCCTACCGCCCGCCTGACCGTGCTGGCCTCCCTGCTCGCCGGCCTGAGCGCTCCCGCGCTGGCCGCCTCCGACATCGTCATCAGCCAGGTATACGGCGGCGGCGGCAATAGCGGCGCCACTTACAGGGCCGACTTCATCGAGCTGTTCAACCGCGGCGCCAAGCCGATTGCCCTGAACGGCTGGAGCGTGCAGTACGCCAGCGCCGCCGGCACCAGCTGGCAGAAGACGGCCCTGCCCGACGTCACCCTGCAGCCCGGCCAGTACTACCTGGTGCGCGAGGCGCTCGGTGCGGGCGGCAGCGTCGACGTGCCGGCGGACTTGGTCGGCAGCATTCCGATGTCCGGCACGGCCGGCAAAGTGGCCCTGAGCAATGCCAATGTGGCCCTGAGCGGCGCCAACCCGGGCGGCGCCAGCGTCATCGACTTCCTCGGCTGGGGCGCCGCCAACGGCTACGAAGGCGGCGCGGCCGCCGGCGGCACCGGCAATGCCACGGCCGTGCTGCGCAAGGACGAGGGCTGCGCCGACAGCGACAATAACGGCGCCGACTTCGCCGTACTGGCCCCGCTGCCGCGCAATACCGGCACGGCGCGCCACGTCTGCGGCGGAGCGGTGGTGAAGCCGGTCGTGGTGAGCTGCCCGGCGGCCTTGCCGGTGGCGCTCGGCAGCGCAGGCAGCGCCGCGCTGACGGCCAAGGATGAGGACGGCATCGTGAGCAGCGCCAGCCTGAGTGGCGGCGTGGCCGGCATCAGCCTCGAGCACTTCACGCCGGCCGGCGCCGCCGGCGCCAGCGCCAGCGCCCAGCTGACGGTGGCGGCAGGCCTGGCGGCCGGCAGCTATCCGGTCAGCGTGCGCTTCGCCAACACGGAAGGCGATGCCAGCAGCTGCGACATCACGGTCACGGTGGCCGCCACCGGCGGCGTGACCCGCCGCATCCCGCAAATCCAGGGCAGCGGCGCCACCAGCCCGGACAACGGCACGGTGCAGACCACCGAAGGCGTGCTGACCCTGAAAGTGGGCGGCGGCTTCTTCCTGCAGGACGCGGCCGGCGACGGCGACCCCACCACCTCGGACGGCCTGTTCGTCTACACCGGCGCCACCGCCAGCAATGCCCAGCCGGGCGATCTGGTGCGCGTGACCGGTACCGTGTTCGAATACACGCCGAGCGGCGCCAAGCGATCCTACACCGAGCTCAAGGACGTTACCGCCATCGCCGTGCGCAGCAGCGGCCACAGCATCACCCCGACCAATATCGAGCTGCCGAATACCCAGCTGGACCGCGTGGAAGGCATGCTGGTGCGCTTTGTGCGTCCGCTCACCGTGTCGCAGGCCGAATACCTGGGCCAGCGCGGCGAGCTGAGCCTGTCTTCCGGCCGCCTGGAGCTGCCGACCAACCGTTACGCGCCACGTTCGGCCGAAGCCCTGGCCCTGGCCAGCGCCAACGCCGCCAACCTGATCGTGCTGGATGACGGCATCTTCACCACGCCGAGCACCATCCCGTATATCGGCCAGGACAATACCGTGCGCGCCGGCGACACTGTGTCCGACCTGACCGGCGTGATCGACTTCGGCGCCATCGGCGGCGGCGGCGCGGCCTTCAAGCTGCAGCCGCTGGGCGCGCCGCGCTTCTCGCGCGACAACCCGCGCAGCGGCGCGCCGCTGCTGGCGGCCGGCAACGTCAAGGTGGCCAGCGCCAATGTGCTGAACTTCTTCACCACCTTCACCAACGGCATGAACGCGGCCGGCCAGAGCAACCAGGGTTGCAGCCTGGGCGGCTCGGTCTCGCGCAATAATTGCCGCGGCGCCGACAATCTGAACGAGTTCATCCGCCAGCGCGACAAGATCGTGGCCGAGCTCAAAGGCATCGACGCCGACGTCGTGGGCTTGATGGAAATCCAGAACAATGGCGACACCGCCGTCAACTACCTGGTCGACAGCCTGAACGCGTCCTACGGTGCCACCGTCTACGCCGCGGTGCCGAAGCCGGCCGCCACCGGCACCGACGCCATCCGCGTCGCCATGATCTACAAGCCGGGCCGCCTGAGCCTGGCCGGTCCGGCCCTGGCCGACGACCACAGCATCAACAACCGTCCGCCCATGGCCCAGACCTTCCGCGCCGCCAACGGCGAGAAGTTCTCGCTCATCGTCAACCACCTGAAATCGAAGGGCAGCTGCCCGGGCGGCAACGGCGCCGACGCCGACCGCGGCGATGGCCAAAGCTGCTGGAACGCCACCCGCGTCCAGCAAGCCCAGCGCCTGGCCCAGGTCTTCGTGCCGCAAGTGGCGGCGGCCGCCGGCGACCCCGACGTGCTGCTGATCGGCGACATGAACTCCTACGGCATGGAAGACCCGATCGCCGCCATCACCGCGCGCGGCTTCGTCAACCAGCTGGAGCGCTTCGTGCGGCCGCAAGGCCTGCCGTACTCCTACGTCTTCGGCCACCAGGCCGGCTACCTCGACCACGCCCTCGCCAGCGCCACGCTGAGCCCGCAAGTGGCCGGCGCCGCCGAATGGCATGTGAACGCCGACGAACCGACCGTGATCGACTACAACACCGACGGCAAGCCGCAGGACCTGTACGACGCGCTGCCTTACCGCGCCTCCGACCACGATCCGGTGGTGGTCAGCCTGAACCTGCAGCCGGCCGTCAGCGACATCACGGCCAGCGTGCAGGTGCAAAGCTCGGCCCTGGTGTTCAACCGCGCCACGCAGAAGTTCAGCGGCACCATCACCGTGCGCAACAGCGGCAGCGAAGCGCTGAGCGGTCCCTTCCAGCTGGTGCTGGAAAACCTGACGGCCGGCGTCAGCCTGAGCAACGCCAGCGGCAGCCATGGCGGCGCGCCCTATATCAGCCTGAACGCCAGCGAGCTGGCGCCGGGCGCGGCGCTCACGGTGGCGGTCAGCTTCAGCAACCCGTCCAAGGTCAACACCAGCTACAGCACCAAGCTGTATCGCGGTAACTTCTAA
- a CDS encoding FxDxF family PEP-CTERM protein produces the protein MKNTVQSLLLTFLLAVAGVANAAPINLSAPGTDLSAELDDYSSAGIGRTIKLVNGAQAGEGNNYFKDLYTFTTPTTYDLSAMMSSVLNASSGLHISGFSLLSGSNYVLVGKKDVLNSLPSSQTWVFDSGKTPLGAGTYTLAVEGYVNSAVGGSYSGNIAVAPTVAVPEPATLGMLLTGLALVGVVARRRKQA, from the coding sequence ATGAAAAACACTGTCCAATCCTTGCTGTTGACCTTCCTGCTCGCCGTGGCCGGCGTGGCCAACGCTGCCCCCATCAATCTGAGCGCGCCGGGAACCGATCTGAGCGCCGAGCTGGACGATTACTCCAGCGCGGGCATCGGCCGCACCATCAAGCTGGTCAATGGCGCCCAGGCTGGCGAAGGCAATAATTACTTCAAAGACCTGTACACCTTCACCACGCCCACCACCTATGACTTGTCGGCGATGATGAGTTCGGTGCTGAATGCCAGTTCCGGCCTGCACATCAGTGGCTTCAGCCTGCTGAGCGGCAGCAACTACGTGCTCGTCGGCAAGAAAGACGTGCTCAACTCCCTGCCATCGAGCCAGACCTGGGTGTTCGATAGCGGCAAAACGCCGCTGGGCGCCGGTACCTACACGCTGGCCGTGGAAGGCTATGTCAATTCCGCTGTCGGCGGTTCCTACAGCGGCAATATCGCCGTGGCGCCCACCGTGGCCGTGCCGGAGCCGGCGACCTTGGGCATGCTGCTGACCGGCCTGGCCCTGGTGGGCGTGGTGGCGCGCCGCCGCAAGCAAGCGTAA
- a CDS encoding TIGR03790 family protein — protein MSVLRFLSFSRGAAVAAALHLLPAAADSGLPPAAGLQPAQLAIVINDEEPNSVEIGEYYRKARHIPDANVVHVRIPQRPRKLDVISFGKLKDEINAKLGPEIQAVLFVWTAPYAVECNSLTSAYALGFDAEQCAKPCGPGKPSPYFNSNAAKPAQQHMMRLAMLLPTESVADAKALIGRGMAGGFSMPSANAYFLITSEQARNSRAQFFPKSTALPARRLSIKTQQSDVLEGARDIMFYQTGKARVDKLDTLQFLPGALADHLTSTGGDLLGTTQMSSLRWLEAGATASYGSVSEPCNYWQKFPNSAVLLRHYLNGASAVEAYWRSVAWPAQGLFIGEPLAAPYRR, from the coding sequence GTGAGCGTTTTGCGTTTCCTGTCCTTTTCCCGGGGGGCCGCCGTGGCCGCCGCCCTGCACCTCTTGCCGGCCGCCGCCGACAGCGGGCTGCCGCCCGCCGCCGGCCTGCAGCCCGCCCAGCTCGCCATCGTCATCAATGACGAAGAACCGAACAGTGTCGAAATCGGCGAGTACTACCGCAAGGCGCGCCATATTCCGGACGCCAATGTGGTGCACGTGCGCATCCCGCAGCGCCCGCGCAAGCTCGATGTGATCAGCTTCGGCAAGCTCAAGGACGAAATCAACGCCAAGCTCGGGCCGGAGATCCAGGCCGTGCTCTTCGTCTGGACCGCGCCCTATGCGGTCGAATGCAACTCCCTGACCAGCGCCTATGCCCTGGGCTTCGATGCCGAGCAATGCGCCAAGCCCTGCGGGCCGGGCAAGCCCAGCCCCTATTTCAATTCGAACGCGGCCAAGCCGGCGCAGCAGCATATGATGCGCCTGGCCATGCTGCTGCCGACCGAATCGGTGGCCGACGCCAAGGCCCTGATCGGGCGCGGCATGGCGGGCGGCTTCAGCATGCCCTCGGCCAACGCCTATTTCCTGATCACCAGCGAACAGGCGCGCAATAGCCGTGCCCAGTTCTTCCCCAAGAGCACCGCGCTGCCGGCGCGCCGCCTGAGCATCAAGACCCAGCAATCGGATGTGCTGGAAGGGGCGCGCGACATCATGTTCTACCAGACCGGCAAGGCGCGCGTCGACAAGCTGGACACCCTGCAATTCCTGCCCGGCGCCTTGGCCGACCATCTGACCTCGACCGGCGGCGACCTGCTGGGGACGACGCAGATGAGCAGCTTGCGCTGGCTTGAAGCGGGCGCCACCGCCAGTTACGGCTCGGTGAGCGAACCTTGTAATTACTGGCAAAAATTCCCCAATTCCGCCGTGCTGCTGCGCCACTATTTGAACGGCGCCAGCGCCGTGGAAGCCTACTGGCGCAGCGTGGCCTGGCCGGCCCAGGGCCTGTTCATCGGCGAACCGCTCGCCGCGCCTTACCGGCGCTGA
- a CDS encoding PEP-CTERM sorting domain-containing protein yields MSFLHRLALLPLAALLTLGGAPARATAAAGAAAAAPSPCSSHLRQQRARADLDATYNPCRLDDGAVGSGKRTNDGDSAQQLWNGREEEAPRHRFLDLGEQHALGLALGGAAQAGDGGLRRAALPGWRLGMEEEEWRAASQGRTPPEVRWWGDAAPGWLRSGGLASPERFGLGGGPLTSREGGVALSTPVPEPATWLSLLVGLALLSAGKARRAVRR; encoded by the coding sequence ATGAGCTTTCTGCACCGTCTTGCCCTGCTGCCGCTGGCGGCCCTGCTGACACTCGGCGGCGCGCCCGCCCGCGCCACCGCGGCCGCCGGCGCCGCCGCGGCCGCGCCCTCGCCCTGTTCCAGCCATTTGCGCCAGCAGCGCGCCCGCGCCGACCTCGATGCCACGTACAACCCCTGCCGCCTGGACGATGGCGCGGTCGGCAGCGGCAAGCGCACCAACGATGGCGACAGCGCGCAGCAGCTGTGGAACGGCCGCGAGGAAGAGGCGCCGCGCCACCGCTTCCTGGATCTGGGCGAGCAGCATGCGCTGGGCTTGGCGCTGGGCGGCGCGGCGCAGGCCGGCGATGGCGGACTGCGCCGCGCCGCCCTGCCCGGCTGGCGCCTTGGTATGGAAGAGGAGGAATGGCGCGCCGCCAGCCAGGGGCGGACGCCACCGGAGGTGCGCTGGTGGGGGGACGCCGCGCCGGGCTGGCTGCGCAGCGGCGGCCTGGCCAGTCCCGAACGCTTTGGCCTGGGCGGCGGCCCGCTCACCTCGCGCGAGGGCGGCGTGGCGCTCAGCACGCCGGTGCCGGAACCGGCTACCTGGCTCAGTCTGCTGGTAGGACTGGCCCTGCTCAGCGCCGGTAAGGCGCGGCGAGCGGTTCGCCGATGA
- a CDS encoding FxDxF family PEP-CTERM protein, translating into MHGKKIFAAVALAAASLAAGSAYAADVSQSKTITLTDGTIDYGRSLQAKAGDTFSDRWNFTISGAGDIGTGVVAVSPGLVDVINITGFSLFNSAGLSLGGVQQASGLADVWTLNASKLVADSYYLLITGTVLTSKSISYGGNLTVTAVPEPATYGMLLAGLGVAAFLARRRKDDKAA; encoded by the coding sequence ATGCATGGTAAGAAAATTTTTGCTGCTGTAGCACTGGCGGCAGCCTCGCTGGCAGCCGGCTCGGCCTATGCGGCCGACGTCAGCCAAAGCAAGACCATCACGCTGACCGATGGCACCATCGACTATGGCCGCTCGCTGCAAGCCAAGGCGGGCGACACCTTCAGCGACCGCTGGAACTTCACCATCAGCGGCGCCGGCGACATCGGCACCGGCGTCGTGGCGGTGAGCCCAGGCCTGGTGGATGTCATCAATATCACCGGCTTCAGCCTGTTCAACTCCGCCGGCCTGTCCCTGGGCGGCGTGCAGCAGGCCAGCGGCCTGGCCGACGTCTGGACCCTGAACGCCAGCAAACTGGTCGCCGACAGCTACTACCTGCTGATCACCGGCACCGTGCTGACGTCGAAATCCATCAGCTACGGTGGCAATCTGACCGTGACCGCCGTGCCTGAGCCTGCCACCTACGGCATGCTGCTGGCCGGTCTGGGCGTGGCTGCTTTCCTGGCCCGCCGCCGCAAAGACGATAAAGCCGCTTAA